A single region of the Salipaludibacillus sp. LMS25 genome encodes:
- a CDS encoding glycoside hydrolase family 3 protein: MLYGKKKVILIFIIILFFLCGWIGNIVVFAETSNQINISETPKLTNEKSIEKVINEMTLEEKAKMVVGRGMPGMFGNPKAEIAGAVGVTHGIERLGIPPLFFADGPAGLRISPFREGDPHTYYATAFPIETSLASTWNKNLVTKVGKAIGNEVKEYGLDILLAPALNLHRNPLGGRNFEYFSEDPLLTGKMAVAYINGVQSNDVGATVKHFVANNQETNRMDIDTIVSQRALRELYLKGFEIAIKEANPWAVMSAYNKVNSTHASENKELLTTVLRDDWDFKGFVMTDWFAGTDPIAQMTAGNDLIMPGDSITLTEVIDTLENSTVDEKILDRDHITEIMNAVKNGTLDERILDRNISKILQIVVKTPSFKGYQHSDNPNLQKNAEISRQAGSEGMVLLKNIHKTLPLNENAKIGLFGNTQIETIRGGIGSGYVNAPYTISIADGLKNRGFNVNNDLLKSYKNYITTLRQQEEYKIKPSFLGSEFGLEIPTIPEKPLKAKEINKIVKETDVGVVVIGRISGEFEDRKNEKGDFLLTDREQDIITNVTNEYHASGKKVIVILNIGAPIEVASWRDKPDAILLAWQPGQEAGFAVADVISGLVNPSGKLPTTFPMAYNDVPSAKNFPGTPEENPEKVVYEEDIFMGYRYFTTFDIEPAYEFGYGLSYTTFHFPKVKVKKSKDKVKVSVTVENSGNITGREVVQVYLSAPDNKLEKPAIELKAFGKTKQLKPKQKDTLKFHLDVKDLASFDEERSAWVVEKGSYQIKVGASSENIYETVIFEVEEDMVVEKVNDVLRPKMEINKFSK; this comes from the coding sequence ATGTTATATGGAAAAAAGAAAGTTATTTTAATATTTATTATTATTTTATTTTTCTTATGTGGGTGGATAGGAAATATAGTTGTTTTTGCAGAAACAAGTAATCAAATTAACATCTCAGAAACGCCAAAATTAACGAATGAAAAATCAATCGAAAAAGTAATTAATGAAATGACGTTAGAAGAAAAAGCAAAAATGGTTGTTGGCAGGGGAATGCCAGGCATGTTCGGAAATCCAAAAGCAGAAATTGCAGGTGCTGTTGGAGTAACACATGGGATTGAGAGATTAGGTATACCACCATTATTTTTTGCCGATGGTCCAGCAGGGCTTAGAATAAGCCCATTTAGAGAAGGCGATCCTCATACATATTATGCAACAGCATTTCCAATCGAGACTTCACTAGCATCAACTTGGAATAAGAATTTAGTTACTAAAGTTGGAAAGGCTATTGGGAATGAAGTAAAAGAATATGGGTTAGATATTTTATTGGCACCAGCATTAAACCTTCACCGCAATCCATTAGGTGGGAGAAATTTTGAATACTTTTCGGAAGATCCTTTATTAACAGGTAAGATGGCAGTTGCCTATATCAATGGTGTTCAATCAAACGATGTTGGCGCAACAGTTAAACATTTTGTAGCTAATAACCAAGAAACTAATCGGATGGATATCGATACAATCGTATCACAAAGAGCTTTAAGGGAATTGTATTTAAAGGGTTTTGAAATAGCTATTAAAGAAGCTAATCCGTGGGCTGTGATGAGTGCTTACAATAAAGTAAATAGTACTCATGCCTCTGAAAATAAGGAACTTTTGACAACAGTATTAAGAGACGATTGGGATTTTAAAGGGTTTGTTATGACTGATTGGTTTGCAGGTACAGATCCTATAGCGCAAATGACAGCTGGAAATGATTTAATCATGCCTGGTGATTCAATAACTCTTACAGAGGTTATAGATACTCTAGAAAATAGTACTGTTGATGAAAAAATATTGGATCGAGATCATATTACAGAGATTATGAATGCTGTAAAAAATGGGACACTTGATGAAAGAATATTGGATCGAAATATAAGTAAAATCCTACAGATAGTAGTGAAAACTCCTAGTTTTAAAGGGTATCAACATTCAGATAATCCGAATCTGCAAAAAAATGCCGAAATATCACGTCAAGCTGGTAGTGAAGGTATGGTCTTACTAAAAAATATACATAAGACTTTACCATTAAATGAAAATGCAAAAATAGGCTTATTTGGTAATACACAAATTGAAACAATTAGAGGTGGGATAGGTAGCGGGTATGTTAATGCACCATATACAATATCGATAGCTGATGGTTTAAAAAATCGGGGATTTAACGTGAATAACGATCTTCTTAAAAGCTATAAAAACTATATAACAACATTAAGGCAACAGGAAGAATATAAAATTAAGCCTAGCTTTTTAGGAAGTGAGTTTGGACTAGAGATCCCAACAATCCCTGAAAAACCTCTTAAAGCAAAAGAAATTAATAAGATTGTAAAAGAAACAGATGTTGGAGTTGTCGTAATTGGAAGAATATCAGGTGAATTTGAAGACAGAAAGAATGAAAAAGGTGATTTTCTTTTAACTGACCGTGAACAAGATATAATTACTAACGTAACTAATGAATATCACGCTTCAGGAAAAAAAGTGATTGTTATTCTTAATATTGGCGCACCTATCGAGGTAGCAAGTTGGCGAGATAAACCCGATGCGATCCTATTAGCATGGCAACCAGGACAAGAAGCAGGTTTTGCCGTTGCTGATGTCATATCTGGTTTAGTAAATCCATCAGGGAAACTTCCTACAACATTCCCTATGGCATACAACGACGTACCATCAGCTAAGAATTTCCCAGGTACTCCTGAGGAAAACCCAGAAAAGGTGGTCTATGAAGAAGATATATTTATGGGATATCGATATTTTACAACCTTTGATATTGAGCCAGCTTATGAATTTGGTTATGGATTATCTTACACAACTTTTCATTTTCCTAAAGTAAAAGTTAAAAAATCTAAAGACAAAGTAAAGGTTTCTGTCACAGTTGAAAATAGTGGAAATATTACTGGTAGAGAAGTGGTACAAGTTTATCTCTCTGCTCCTGATAATAAACTAGAAAAGCCGGCAATAGAATTGAAAGCTTTCGGTAAAACAAAACAATTAAAACCAAAACAAAAAGACACATTAAAGTTTCACCTTGACGTTAAAGACCTAGCATCTTTTGATGAAGAAAGATCTGCTTGGGTGGTCGAAAAAGGTTCATATCAAATAAAGGTAGGCGCTTCATCCGAAAATATTTATGAAACGGTTATATTTGAAGTGGAAGAAGATATGGTTGTAGAAAAAGTAAATGATGTATTAAGACCAAAAATGGAAATTAATAAATTTTCAAAATGA
- a CDS encoding NUDIX domain-containing protein, with the protein MTSIKKAYGYVTRIKEGKPQVLVFQHPIAEAGIQIPKGTVQPDEDTQYAVIREIEEETGLRNFHVEHLLAEDLWENGDGAIHNRFFYKITVSTIADEWDYKPTGGGEEEGLTFHFFWISSANEVELIRGHGDYLNHIFN; encoded by the coding sequence ATGACATCAATTAAAAAAGCCTATGGTTATGTAACAAGAATTAAAGAAGGCAAACCACAGGTATTAGTATTTCAGCATCCAATTGCTGAAGCAGGTATTCAAATACCAAAGGGGACTGTACAGCCTGATGAAGACACTCAATATGCAGTAATAAGAGAAATTGAAGAAGAAACAGGATTAAGAAATTTTCATGTCGAACATCTACTTGCTGAAGATTTATGGGAGAATGGTGACGGTGCAATACATAACAGATTTTTTTATAAAATAACTGTCTCGACTATTGCAGATGAATGGGACTACAAACCAACAGGTGGTGGAGAAGAAGAAGGGCTAACCTTTCATTTCTTTTGGATTTCATCTGCAAATGAGGTTGAACTCATAAGAGGACATGGAGATTATTTGAACCATATTTTCAACTAA
- a CDS encoding AraC family transcriptional regulator, giving the protein MHAWEQIQKTVDFIEEKMAEEIKIGTLAKVAGLSQFYFQRLFKRLVKKPVNEYIKLRRLARASEMLLEENKRILDVALDCGFSSHETFTRAFKEAYGITPEDYRNAPVRLNQLAKPELSLNYTLIDEDVPLITDSIVLEMTRRKIEVAETYMGFSAQVPISQAPVGETTGIDVPGQLWESFYSRKADIPTLLPDGTEVGVSMMEGAADGTFTYFVGGAVKPDTPVNGELMTWELPADEYVLCCFEAENFTELTNSALGKAMNYLFGTWLANRGLTTQPFSVEKYYKTTTDAAYMEIWVIPVKQKGTEKS; this is encoded by the coding sequence ATGCACGCATGGGAACAGATACAAAAAACAGTTGACTTTATTGAAGAAAAGATGGCTGAAGAAATTAAGATCGGCACACTTGCAAAGGTGGCAGGGCTCTCACAATTTTATTTTCAGCGCTTGTTTAAACGATTGGTAAAAAAGCCGGTGAACGAATATATAAAGCTTCGCCGTCTCGCTAGAGCATCTGAAATGTTGTTGGAAGAAAATAAACGGATTCTTGATGTGGCATTGGACTGTGGCTTTTCCTCACACGAAACCTTTACCCGGGCATTTAAGGAGGCGTATGGGATAACACCAGAAGACTATCGGAATGCCCCTGTCCGCCTCAATCAGTTGGCCAAGCCAGAACTGTCACTCAATTATACATTGATTGATGAAGATGTACCGCTGATTACTGACAGTATTGTACTGGAAATGACACGAAGAAAAATAGAGGTGGCTGAAACGTATATGGGATTTTCTGCTCAAGTCCCTATATCTCAAGCGCCAGTTGGTGAAACGACTGGCATTGATGTACCTGGCCAACTATGGGAGTCATTCTATAGTCGTAAAGCGGATATTCCCACATTACTGCCTGACGGTACCGAAGTAGGTGTGTCGATGATGGAAGGAGCAGCTGATGGCACATTTACTTATTTTGTTGGTGGTGCAGTGAAACCAGACACACCTGTCAATGGCGAGCTTATGACATGGGAATTGCCTGCTGATGAGTATGTGTTATGCTGCTTTGAAGCAGAGAACTTTACAGAGCTTACTAATTCTGCACTAGGTAAAGCCATGAATTATCTTTTTGGAACGTGGTTAGCAAATAGGGGATTGACGACACAGCCATTTTCAGTGGAAAAATATTATAAAACCACGACGGACGCAGCTTACATGGAGATATGGGTGATTCCGGTTAAACAAAAAGGCACAGAAAAGTCCTAA
- a CDS encoding alpha-galactosidase, producing the protein MAIRVNETGQEFHLYNDTTSYVFRVLEKSNQLEHLYYGKRIQHRHSFIHLKERESRPSSNMFEGDHTSSLEHIKQEYPSYGTTDFRYPAHMITNQIGSHITNFQFRHYEIRKGKPALEGLPATYVEDDSEAETLEITLVDDVLKSRLVLSYTIFTGRSVLTRNAKFINEGNEAFYLNNAMSANVDFPDDDFEMVHLNGAWAREAHVDWQPLFKGNQSVSSSRGASSHVHNPFLALKRPDATEHFGEVYGFSLVYSGNFLAQVEVDTYSVSRIMMGIHPFQFKWKLNPNEAFQTPECVMVYSETGLNGMSQTYHELYRNRLVRGYWRDKSRPILINNWEATYFQFNEEKVLNIVEAAKDLGIELFVLDDGWFGERHDDTSSLGDWFVNTHKLPNGIKGLSEKVEALGLQFGLWFEPEMVSKDTKLFEKYPEWVISTPNRRQSHGRNQFVLDFSRDEVVDYVFDMMDDIISTSKISYIKWDMNRYITEAYSTSLDVDQQGEVFHRYILGVYKLYERLIEKYPKILFESCAGGGARFDPGLLFYAPQTWASDDTDAIERLKIQYGTSMIYPLSSIGSHVSAVPNHQVGRMTPIDTRANVAYFGTFGYELDITKVSNEEKRAIKGQVAFFKEYRHLIRTGDFYRLLSPFNSNEVSWMVVSEDKKEAIVAYYKVLAKPNDKYYRLKLKGLDPEKLYQMKGMTTSHYGDELMNIGIILSRDYVNCVSENESHSHPHDYQSKIFVITEIS; encoded by the coding sequence GTGGCGATAAGAGTAAATGAAACTGGTCAAGAATTTCATTTATATAATGATACTACTAGTTATGTTTTTCGAGTGCTTGAAAAAAGTAACCAATTAGAACATCTTTATTATGGAAAAAGAATTCAGCATCGTCATTCCTTTATCCATTTAAAGGAGCGTGAGAGTCGTCCTTCAAGTAATATGTTTGAAGGGGATCACACGTCTTCACTGGAACACATTAAGCAGGAATATCCAAGCTATGGGACAACGGATTTTCGATATCCTGCACACATGATTACGAATCAAATCGGGAGTCACATCACAAATTTTCAGTTTCGACACTATGAAATCAGGAAAGGGAAGCCAGCTTTAGAAGGGCTGCCAGCAACTTATGTAGAAGATGATTCTGAAGCAGAAACCCTTGAAATTACCCTTGTCGATGATGTGTTAAAAAGTAGATTAGTGCTTAGTTATACCATTTTTACAGGTCGAAGTGTTCTAACAAGAAATGCCAAATTTATCAATGAGGGAAATGAAGCATTTTATTTAAACAATGCCATGAGCGCAAATGTAGATTTTCCAGATGATGATTTTGAAATGGTACATTTAAATGGCGCATGGGCGAGAGAGGCACATGTAGACTGGCAGCCATTGTTTAAAGGAAATCAGTCCGTTTCCAGTTCGAGAGGGGCTAGCAGCCATGTGCATAATCCTTTTTTGGCATTGAAACGTCCTGATGCAACAGAACATTTTGGTGAAGTGTATGGATTTAGCTTAGTATATAGTGGGAACTTTTTAGCACAAGTTGAAGTAGATACGTATAGTGTCTCCAGAATAATGATGGGCATTCATCCATTTCAATTTAAATGGAAGTTAAATCCAAACGAAGCTTTCCAAACACCTGAATGTGTCATGGTTTATTCTGAAACAGGATTAAATGGCATGAGTCAAACATATCATGAGCTTTATCGTAATCGGTTAGTACGTGGCTATTGGCGTGATAAATCCCGTCCAATCTTAATAAATAACTGGGAAGCAACCTATTTTCAGTTTAACGAGGAGAAAGTACTAAATATTGTAGAAGCTGCGAAAGATTTAGGGATTGAGCTATTTGTGTTGGATGACGGCTGGTTCGGTGAGCGTCATGATGATACAAGCTCATTGGGTGATTGGTTTGTGAATACTCATAAACTGCCAAACGGCATTAAAGGTCTCTCTGAAAAGGTAGAAGCGTTAGGACTTCAATTCGGGTTATGGTTTGAGCCTGAGATGGTAAGTAAAGATACAAAATTGTTCGAGAAGTATCCTGAATGGGTTATATCTACTCCAAACAGGCGTCAGTCTCATGGTCGTAACCAATTTGTATTGGATTTTTCAAGAGATGAAGTAGTTGATTATGTGTTTGACATGATGGATGACATTATTAGCACATCGAAGATATCGTATATAAAGTGGGATATGAATCGTTATATTACAGAAGCCTATTCAACCTCCCTAGATGTGGATCAGCAGGGGGAAGTGTTCCATCGTTATATTTTAGGTGTGTACAAGCTTTATGAGCGCTTAATTGAGAAGTACCCTAAAATTTTATTTGAATCTTGTGCAGGGGGCGGTGCACGATTTGATCCAGGGCTCTTGTTTTACGCACCGCAGACGTGGGCAAGTGATGATACAGATGCAATAGAGCGTTTGAAAATTCAATACGGGACCTCGATGATCTATCCATTAAGTTCAATCGGCAGTCACGTTTCAGCCGTTCCAAACCATCAGGTCGGCCGAATGACGCCAATTGACACCCGTGCGAATGTAGCATACTTTGGTACTTTTGGTTATGAACTTGATATTACAAAGGTGTCTAATGAGGAAAAAAGAGCGATTAAGGGGCAGGTAGCTTTTTTCAAAGAATATCGTCATCTTATTAGAACGGGCGATTTTTATCGTTTACTAAGCCCATTCAATTCTAATGAGGTTTCATGGATGGTCGTTTCAGAGGATAAAAAGGAAGCAATCGTTGCTTATTATAAAGTACTGGCAAAGCCAAATGATAAGTACTATCGCCTCAAATTAAAAGGGTTAGACCCTGAAAAGCTGTATCAAATGAAAGGGATGACCACATCACATTACGGGGATGAACTAATGAATATAGGGATAATTCTCTCTAGGGATTATGTAAATTGTGTATCCGAAAACGAGTCGCACTCTCATCCCCATGACTATCAATCGAAAATATTCGTCATAACAGAAATCTCATAA
- a CDS encoding FtsW/RodA/SpoVE family cell cycle protein produces MNSSKFEEFLNKVTSKVKSKQAHSLIKKELTHHLQELSHSFQKRDATKEEADDKAIEEMGNPFIIGEKLNHLHKPKIDWVLTSLFVIIAAISFLPLIDTTHSLPNYHFIRRQVIWYFLAVLVIIGFLFFDYRKLRNFWMVFYVSGVGILLYTTVFGYMMNGAQRWLSIGAIIIDVTPLSLFLFFLAWAGLLSKINTFNSWPKQMIVIGLFWMPILLYMALPHFMMSVIYFFCVVAMFAFSQVHKRLALKLVVANMVIGLGFLMILTITFRNSYVFTRLTAFFNPHKELNFVVDKMRDVLSQAGWFGNGLFNDRDFFTSAHTDFAFPYLVYSLGWIFGIALCVILLLFILRISKNAFKTKDLYGRTLVIGGAALFAVPACWNILMGFGIVPLIGVSLPFISYGGSMLLCYSAILGLILSVFRQKDIIEPTIESFN; encoded by the coding sequence TTGAATTCTTCCAAATTTGAGGAGTTTTTAAATAAAGTCACGTCCAAAGTGAAATCGAAGCAAGCTCATAGCCTCATAAAAAAAGAGCTTACCCATCATCTCCAAGAACTAAGTCACTCCTTTCAAAAAAGAGACGCTACTAAAGAAGAGGCAGATGACAAAGCCATAGAAGAAATGGGGAATCCATTTATCATTGGTGAAAAGTTAAATCATCTTCATAAACCAAAAATAGATTGGGTTCTTACTAGTTTATTTGTCATTATTGCAGCTATTAGTTTTCTGCCGCTCATTGATACTACTCATTCACTCCCTAACTACCATTTTATCAGACGACAAGTTATCTGGTATTTCCTTGCTGTTCTTGTCATCATTGGCTTCCTTTTCTTTGATTATAGAAAATTGAGGAATTTTTGGATGGTCTTTTATGTCAGTGGCGTAGGGATACTTTTGTATACGACTGTATTTGGTTACATGATGAATGGTGCTCAACGATGGCTGTCCATCGGAGCGATTATCATAGATGTGACACCCCTATCTTTATTTCTATTTTTCCTCGCGTGGGCCGGTCTCTTGAGCAAGATTAACACATTTAACAGTTGGCCAAAACAGATGATAGTGATAGGCCTTTTTTGGATGCCCATTCTTCTCTATATGGCACTTCCACACTTTATGATGAGTGTTATTTATTTTTTCTGTGTAGTAGCGATGTTTGCTTTTTCTCAGGTTCACAAAAGGTTAGCCCTTAAGTTAGTAGTAGCTAATATGGTTATAGGGTTGGGCTTCCTTATGATATTGACTATTACTTTCCGTAACAGTTATGTATTTACCAGACTAACTGCTTTTTTTAATCCTCATAAAGAGTTGAATTTTGTGGTAGACAAAATGAGAGACGTTCTTTCACAAGCCGGCTGGTTTGGTAACGGGCTTTTCAATGATAGGGATTTCTTCACCTCAGCGCATACTGATTTTGCTTTTCCGTATCTCGTCTATTCGCTCGGCTGGATTTTTGGAATTGCCCTTTGTGTCATATTGTTATTATTTATTTTGCGCATCTCAAAAAATGCTTTTAAAACAAAAGACCTTTATGGGAGAACATTAGTCATTGGCGGTGCCGCATTATTTGCCGTTCCGGCTTGTTGGAACATTTTAATGGGATTTGGCATCGTCCCACTCATTGGAGTCTCCCTCCCGTTTATCAGTTATGGTGGAAGTATGCTACTCTGTTACTCAGCTATTCTAGGTCTTATTCTAAGCGTATTTCGGCAAAAAGATATTATAGAGCCTACGATAGAAAGCTTTAACTGA
- a CDS encoding PadR family transcriptional regulator, producing the protein MNDPFINLKHAMKETVFKDVSFSDERKNAVKETINQNPSPFHSWKIETIIAILVALQHVPMHGYAISTHLFQKNDLIFQNKEGELYTLLHLLENKSILTSKWDGDKKYYTLTSKGKKYLAGYRQGNVKRDLSLKQLIEEVSF; encoded by the coding sequence ATGAATGATCCATTTATTAATCTGAAACATGCCATGAAAGAGACCGTTTTTAAAGACGTCTCCTTCTCAGATGAACGCAAAAACGCCGTGAAAGAAACGATTAACCAAAATCCGTCTCCCTTTCATTCTTGGAAGATTGAAACGATTATAGCTATATTGGTAGCCCTTCAACATGTACCTATGCACGGTTACGCTATTTCAACCCATCTTTTTCAAAAAAATGATCTTATTTTTCAAAATAAAGAAGGCGAGCTTTATACACTATTACATTTATTAGAGAACAAAAGTATTCTCACTTCAAAATGGGATGGGGATAAAAAATACTATACATTAACGTCAAAAGGAAAAAAATATTTAGCTGGTTATAGACAAGGTAACGTCAAACGAGACTTATCTCTTAAACAATTGATAGAGGAGGTGTCATTTTGA
- a CDS encoding sigma-70 family RNA polymerase sigma factor, which yields MNELEQWVARAENGVDEREHIIDQLMHDYGDAILHLAYTYVKNRATAEDLTQEIFIKCYEKLPQFNQKATIKTWIYRIASNHCKDYLRSWHYRKITINNKIWDYIPCQSPYVEEEILRKSEGHSLTYAVTNLPIKYREIVFLHYYEELPLAEISKITNVNLNTIKTRLKRAKELLKDKMIEEGLKNE from the coding sequence ATGAATGAACTTGAGCAATGGGTGGCGAGAGCCGAAAATGGCGTGGATGAAAGAGAACACATTATTGATCAGTTAATGCATGACTACGGCGATGCTATCCTGCACCTTGCGTATACATATGTTAAAAACCGCGCCACTGCAGAGGACTTAACACAAGAAATATTTATAAAGTGTTATGAAAAATTACCTCAGTTTAACCAAAAGGCAACCATCAAAACGTGGATTTATCGCATTGCTAGTAATCATTGTAAAGACTATTTGAGAAGTTGGCATTATCGTAAAATCACGATTAACAATAAAATATGGGATTATATACCTTGTCAATCACCGTATGTTGAAGAGGAGATTTTGAGGAAAAGTGAAGGACATTCTTTAACCTATGCTGTCACGAATTTACCTATAAAATATAGAGAAATCGTCTTTCTTCATTACTATGAAGAGCTGCCTTTAGCAGAAATAAGCAAGATTACTAACGTCAATCTGAATACAATCAAAACGAGATTAAAACGGGCAAAAGAATTACTAAAAGATAAAATGATAGAGGAGGGTTTAAAAAATGAATGA
- a CDS encoding MerR family transcriptional regulator: MAYTIKKLSTLAGVTTRTLRYYDEIGLLKPARTNTSGYRLYEQAEVDKLQQILFYKELGMELERIIAILNDPTFDATHALKEHRVKLLEKREQLDVLIANVTKTLDTKEGKKMMSDNEKFEGFKKSLIDENELAFGKEIREKYGDDTINQANAKLQHMTEEDYETVTSLAEHIHDTLVEALQLGDPSSDLAQKAADLHRQWLSFYWSDYSKEAHASLAQMYVDDERFRAYYDKEQEGVAEFLRDAIYIYTGMKK, translated from the coding sequence ATGGCATACACCATTAAAAAGCTCAGCACGCTGGCAGGAGTAACGACGCGTACACTTCGATACTATGATGAGATTGGTCTTCTAAAGCCGGCTAGAACTAATACATCTGGCTATCGACTATATGAGCAAGCCGAGGTAGACAAACTCCAACAAATTCTGTTTTATAAAGAGCTTGGTATGGAACTAGAACGGATCATAGCTATTCTTAATGATCCAACCTTTGATGCTACTCATGCATTAAAGGAACATCGCGTTAAGCTACTGGAAAAACGTGAGCAACTTGATGTGCTAATTGCTAATGTCACTAAAACACTCGATACGAAAGAAGGGAAAAAGATGATGTCAGATAACGAAAAATTTGAAGGATTTAAAAAGAGCTTAATTGATGAGAATGAACTGGCATTTGGAAAAGAAATACGTGAGAAATATGGAGATGATACGATCAACCAAGCAAATGCAAAGCTTCAACATATGACCGAGGAGGATTATGAAACAGTCACGAGCTTAGCCGAACACATTCATGACACATTAGTAGAAGCGTTGCAATTAGGCGACCCATCTAGCGACTTAGCACAGAAGGCCGCCGATTTGCATCGACAATGGCTATCTTTTTATTGGTCTGACTATAGTAAAGAAGCTCATGCTAGTTTGGCTCAAATGTATGTAGACGATGAACGTTTCAGAGCGTACTACGATAAAGAACAAGAAGGTGTAGCAGAATTTCTTAGAGATGCCATTTACATCTATACTGGTATGAAAAAATAG